A region of Myxococcota bacterium DNA encodes the following proteins:
- a CDS encoding F0F1 ATP synthase subunit beta (Produces ATP from ADP in the presence of a proton gradient across the membrane. The beta chain is a regulatory subunit) yields the protein MSDGKILQVLGAVVDVEFPPGQLPEIYSALRISNPAIDARPDNLVVEVAQHLGENHVRCIAMDTTDGLVRGMKVTNTGQPITMPVGAGTLGRIMNVVGEPVDEGGPVKTEKRLPIHRDPPPLSEQSTTIKQFETGLKVIDLLCPFPLGGKIGLFGGAGVGKTVLMQELIRNIATEHSGYSVFAGVGERTREGNDLWLEFKESGVIEKAALIYGQMNEPPGARARVGLSALTVAEFFRDEEGRDVLLFIDN from the coding sequence ATGAGTGACGGAAAGATTCTTCAAGTCCTGGGCGCAGTCGTGGACGTCGAGTTCCCGCCCGGCCAGCTGCCCGAGATCTACTCGGCGCTCCGGATCTCCAACCCCGCCATCGACGCGCGGCCCGACAATCTCGTGGTCGAGGTCGCGCAGCACCTGGGCGAGAATCACGTGCGCTGCATCGCGATGGACACGACCGACGGCCTGGTGCGCGGCATGAAGGTTACGAACACCGGCCAGCCGATCACCATGCCGGTGGGCGCGGGCACGCTGGGCCGGATCATGAACGTGGTCGGCGAGCCGGTCGACGAGGGCGGTCCGGTCAAGACCGAGAAGAGGCTGCCGATCCACCGCGATCCGCCGCCGCTCTCGGAGCAGTCCACTACCATCAAGCAGTTCGAGACCGGGCTGAAGGTCATCGACCTGCTGTGCCCGTTCCCGCTCGGCGGCAAGATCGGCCTGTTCGGCGGCGCCGGCGTGGGCAAGACCGTGCTGATGCAGGAGCTGATCCGCAACATCGCCACCGAGCACTCGGGTTACTCGGTGTTCGCGGGCGTGGGCGAGCGCACGCGCGAGGGCAACGACCTCTGGCTCGAGTTCAAGGAGTCGGGCGTCATCGAGAAGGCCGCGCTGATCTACGGCCAGATGAACGAGCCGCCCGGCGCGCGCGCGCGCGTGGGTCTCTCGGCGCTCACGGTCGCGGAGTTCTTCCGCGACGAGGAGGGCCGCGACGTGCTGCTCTTCATCGACAAC